A portion of the Gemmatimonadota bacterium genome contains these proteins:
- a CDS encoding acyltransferase, translated as MAFLPLRKVPVAGDAERTYEAWLGDIADALTDPACDRDELCRTVLTDLYFPHLRDSEPGDLSAGGRVSLLQMDPRNVTLESEYYEDLDPDQYRPVKPLLWLWEMFDKSAVGENIHVGIKFRRILAQHVFRSCGKNFKCFHHVKFSFGYNMEVGDGVVIHRHVLLDDRGGIKLGNKTSVADFANIYSHTHGLGDQRDVFSPATILGDGVRITYHATVLAGVHVADDGMVGAMALATKNVESGEVAVGIPAKPKFSKPPMEERPKHPGTTDPLAED; from the coding sequence ATGGCGTTTCTGCCGCTCCGGAAGGTCCCCGTCGCCGGCGACGCCGAGCGCACCTACGAGGCGTGGCTCGGGGACATCGCCGACGCGCTGACGGACCCGGCGTGCGACCGCGACGAGCTGTGCCGGACCGTCCTCACGGACCTGTACTTCCCGCACCTGCGCGACTCGGAGCCGGGCGATCTGAGCGCGGGCGGGAGGGTCTCCCTGCTGCAGATGGACCCGCGCAACGTCACGCTCGAATCCGAGTACTACGAGGACCTCGATCCCGACCAATACCGTCCGGTGAAGCCGCTCCTGTGGCTCTGGGAGATGTTCGACAAGAGCGCCGTGGGAGAGAACATCCACGTCGGCATCAAGTTTCGGCGCATCCTGGCGCAGCACGTCTTCCGTTCCTGCGGCAAGAACTTCAAGTGCTTCCACCACGTGAAGTTCTCCTTCGGCTACAACATGGAGGTGGGCGACGGCGTGGTGATCCACCGGCACGTGCTGCTGGACGACCGCGGCGGGATCAAGCTGGGCAACAAGACGTCGGTGGCCGATTTCGCCAACATCTACAGCCACACGCACGGCCTGGGCGACCAGCGCGATGTGTTTTCTCCCGCCACCATCCTGGGCGACGGCGTGCGCATCACCTACCACGCCACGGTCCTCGCTGGCGTGCACGTGGCCGATGACGGCATGGTCGGCGCCATGGCTCTCGCCACCAAGAACGTGGAGTCCGGAGAGGTCGCGGTGGGCATCCCCGCCAAGCCCAAGTTCAGCAAGCCGCCCATGGAGGAGCGTCCCAAGCACCCCGGGACGACGGACCCGCTGGCGGAGGATTAG
- a CDS encoding FMN-binding protein — MRFVLNEAMEQDSPSHCTRSAGGLGALLLAAGLGLGVASLVPTPAAAQFARAPDPEERVLLTVEEALREVFPGHAAVETTAWRPSAERRASMEERLGRRLFEPRYEIMEVRSASGLMGYAVVTDERGKYRPITLMVGVSPDLRVRDTAILVYRESRGGQVQRQRFLRQYRGKDSSDAIRINSDIVNISGATISVRSVNAGVRKILVVVEEWSAAR; from the coding sequence ATGAGATTCGTTCTCAACGAGGCCATGGAACAGGACTCACCCAGTCACTGTACGCGGAGCGCCGGCGGGTTAGGCGCTCTCCTGCTCGCCGCCGGGCTCGGACTCGGCGTCGCCTCCCTTGTGCCCACCCCGGCCGCTGCCCAGTTCGCGCGCGCTCCGGACCCGGAGGAGCGGGTACTGCTCACCGTGGAGGAGGCGCTGCGCGAGGTCTTCCCCGGGCACGCCGCGGTCGAGACGACCGCCTGGCGCCCCAGCGCGGAGCGGCGCGCGTCCATGGAGGAGCGGCTCGGCCGGCGCCTCTTCGAGCCGCGCTACGAGATCATGGAGGTGCGCTCGGCCTCCGGTCTCATGGGCTATGCGGTCGTCACCGACGAGCGCGGCAAGTATCGTCCGATCACCCTCATGGTCGGCGTGAGCCCCGATCTCCGCGTGCGCGACACCGCCATCCTGGTGTACCGCGAGAGCCGCGGCGGCCAGGTGCAGCGGCAGCGCTTCCTGCGGCAGTACCGGGGCAAGGACTCGTCGGACGCCATCCGCATCAACAGCGACATCGTCAACATCAGCGGGGCCACCATCTCGGTGCGCTCGGTGAACGCCGGCGTCCGCAAGATCCTGGTCGTTGTGGAGGAGTGGTCGGCGGCCCGGTAG